A genomic segment from Cygnus atratus isolate AKBS03 ecotype Queensland, Australia chromosome Z, CAtr_DNAZoo_HiC_assembly, whole genome shotgun sequence encodes:
- the F2RL2 gene encoding proteinase-activated receptor 3 isoform X1: protein MKILVFTGLLSLTSSLFTTALESSLNGSTIKTVSLIKTFRGISARDYDYIPPHAIEGETKTIHIKENKSSPKKSNDSTLTEVNNTTLEYLTSSLSTKLIPTVYLSAVLLGVPSNAIILWMLIFRIRSVCTAILYTNLAISDLLFCIMLPFKIAYHINGNNWIFGEMMCRTTTVVFYGNMYCSILLLTCISISRYVAIVHPFTYKSLPKRTYATTVCATVWTIVFLYMLPLCIMQQSYYVKQLGIYTCHDVHNACETISSFQFYYYVSLAIFGFLIPLAIIIFCYVSIIRTLKTHEWFWYVKVSLLILTIFTICFVPSNIILIIHHINYYYYNTDELYSFYLIALCLSSFNSCLDPFLYFLMSKIRSQSNIYLTMVKISREA, encoded by the exons ATGAAGATACTGGTTTTCACTGGACTTCTCTCCCTTACCTCAAGTCTTTTTACTACAG CTTTAGAATCTTCACTGAATGGCTCCACGATTAAAACCGTATCTCTTATCAAGACTTTCCGTGGAATTTCAGCAAGAGACTATGATTACATCCCCCCTCATGCTATAGAAGGGGAAACAAAGACCATCcacatcaaagaaaacaaaagctctcCAAAAAAGTCCAATGACTCCACTTTAACAGAAGTGAACAACACCACATTAGAGTACCTGACAAGTTCTCTGAGCACCAAGCTGATACCCACTGTCTACCTCAGTGCTGTTTTATTGGGTGTACCATCTAATGCCATCATTTTGTGGATGCTCATCTTCAGGATCCGGTCTGTGTGCACTGCCATCCTCTACACAAACTTGGCTATTTCGGATCTGCTCTTCTGCATCATGCTCCCATTCAAAATAGCATATCACATCAATGGGAACAACTGGATTTTTGGAGAAATGATGTGCCGAACCACAACTGTGGTGTTTTATGGCAACATGTACTGCTCTATTCTGCTGCTCACGTGCATCAGCATCAGCCGCTATGTGGCCATCGTTCACCCTTTCACCTACAAGAGCCTGCCGAAACGTACTTACGCCACCACGGTTTGTGCTACTGTGTGGACCATCGTCTTCTTGTATATGCTCCCACTTTGCATAATGCAGCAGAGCTATTATGTGAAACAACTGGGAATTTACACCTGCCATGATGTGCACAATGCCTGTGAAACTATATCTTCCTTCCAGTTTTACTACTATGTTTCTTTAGCTATCTTTGGATTTTTAATACCTCTTGCAATCATAATTTTCTGCTATGTCTCAATCATACGAACACTCAAAACACATGAATGGTTCTGGTATGTTAAAGTCAGTCTTTTGATTCTTACCATCTTCACTATTTGCTTTGTACCAAGCAATATTATTCTTATTATCCATCATATCAACTATTACTATTATAACACAGATGAGTTGTATTCGTTTTATCTCATTGCTTTATGTCTTAGCAGCTTCAACAGTTGTCTTGatcctttcctttattttctgatgtCCAAAATCAGAAGTCAATCCAATATTTACCTAACTATGGTTAAAATATCCAGGGAAGCAtga
- the F2RL2 gene encoding proteinase-activated receptor 3 isoform X2, with protein MKILVFTGLLSLTSSLFTTESSLNGSTIKTVSLIKTFRGISARDYDYIPPHAIEGETKTIHIKENKSSPKKSNDSTLTEVNNTTLEYLTSSLSTKLIPTVYLSAVLLGVPSNAIILWMLIFRIRSVCTAILYTNLAISDLLFCIMLPFKIAYHINGNNWIFGEMMCRTTTVVFYGNMYCSILLLTCISISRYVAIVHPFTYKSLPKRTYATTVCATVWTIVFLYMLPLCIMQQSYYVKQLGIYTCHDVHNACETISSFQFYYYVSLAIFGFLIPLAIIIFCYVSIIRTLKTHEWFWYVKVSLLILTIFTICFVPSNIILIIHHINYYYYNTDELYSFYLIALCLSSFNSCLDPFLYFLMSKIRSQSNIYLTMVKISREA; from the exons ATGAAGATACTGGTTTTCACTGGACTTCTCTCCCTTACCTCAAGTCTTTTTACTACAG AATCTTCACTGAATGGCTCCACGATTAAAACCGTATCTCTTATCAAGACTTTCCGTGGAATTTCAGCAAGAGACTATGATTACATCCCCCCTCATGCTATAGAAGGGGAAACAAAGACCATCcacatcaaagaaaacaaaagctctcCAAAAAAGTCCAATGACTCCACTTTAACAGAAGTGAACAACACCACATTAGAGTACCTGACAAGTTCTCTGAGCACCAAGCTGATACCCACTGTCTACCTCAGTGCTGTTTTATTGGGTGTACCATCTAATGCCATCATTTTGTGGATGCTCATCTTCAGGATCCGGTCTGTGTGCACTGCCATCCTCTACACAAACTTGGCTATTTCGGATCTGCTCTTCTGCATCATGCTCCCATTCAAAATAGCATATCACATCAATGGGAACAACTGGATTTTTGGAGAAATGATGTGCCGAACCACAACTGTGGTGTTTTATGGCAACATGTACTGCTCTATTCTGCTGCTCACGTGCATCAGCATCAGCCGCTATGTGGCCATCGTTCACCCTTTCACCTACAAGAGCCTGCCGAAACGTACTTACGCCACCACGGTTTGTGCTACTGTGTGGACCATCGTCTTCTTGTATATGCTCCCACTTTGCATAATGCAGCAGAGCTATTATGTGAAACAACTGGGAATTTACACCTGCCATGATGTGCACAATGCCTGTGAAACTATATCTTCCTTCCAGTTTTACTACTATGTTTCTTTAGCTATCTTTGGATTTTTAATACCTCTTGCAATCATAATTTTCTGCTATGTCTCAATCATACGAACACTCAAAACACATGAATGGTTCTGGTATGTTAAAGTCAGTCTTTTGATTCTTACCATCTTCACTATTTGCTTTGTACCAAGCAATATTATTCTTATTATCCATCATATCAACTATTACTATTATAACACAGATGAGTTGTATTCGTTTTATCTCATTGCTTTATGTCTTAGCAGCTTCAACAGTTGTCTTGatcctttcctttattttctgatgtCCAAAATCAGAAGTCAATCCAATATTTACCTAACTATGGTTAAAATATCCAGGGAAGCAtga